TGGGGACAACGCCGATCGTGTCGCGGCCCTTCTTGTTCCGCTCGGCCGAGACGTACCCGCGACCGCGCTCGACGACCATCTCGATGTCGAGGCGGCTCTTCTTGTTGATCGTCGCGATGTGCTGGTCGGTGTTCAGCACCTCGACGCCGGTCGGGACGGTGATGTCCCCGGCCACGACGTCCTTCGGGCCTTGCACTCGCAGGTGGATCGCGACCGGCTCGTCGGAGTCGCTGCGAAGGACGAGCTCTTTGAGGTTGAGGATGACGTCGGTGACGTCCTCTTTCACGCCCTGGATCGTCGAGAACTCGTGGAGCACCGACTCGATCCGGATCTGCGTGACGGCAGCGCCGGGGATCGAGGACAGCAGGGTTCGGCGCAACGAGTTTCCGAGCGTGTAGCCGAAGCCCGGCTCGAGCGGCTCGATGATGAACTTGGTCCGGTTCTCGCTCGAGGTCGTTTCCTCGATGATCTGGGGCCTTTGGACGATAAGCAAGGGTGGAGCCTCCTTTACGGTCTTACTTCGAGTAGAGCTCGACGATCGCCGATTCCTGCACCGGGATGTCGACGTCGGCGCGGTTCGGAAGCGATCGGACGGTCGCCTTGACGGTGTCGCGGTCCACTTCCAGCCACGAGGCCGGCGACCGGTT
The Actinomycetota bacterium genome window above contains:
- a CDS encoding DNA-directed RNA polymerase subunit alpha — encoded protein: MLIVQRPQIIEETTSSENRTKFIIEPLEPGFGYTLGNSLRRTLLSSIPGAAVTQIRIESVLHEFSTIQGVKEDVTDVILNLKELVLRSDSDEPVAIHLRVQGPKDVVAGDITVPTGVEVLNTDQHIATINKKSRLDIEMVVERGRGYVSAERNKKGRDTIGVVPIDSIFSPVRRVSYAVEATRVEQMTNYDKLILDIETNGAITPKEAFAAAGRTLVELLGLVAQQSEDAQALTLGPAPDDMAQASTLALPIEELDFSVRSYNCLKREGVGTVGDLVQRTEQDLLDIRNFGQKSIDEVKAKLAEMGMSLRES